In the genome of Massilia sp. UMI-21, the window CATTGGCCAGGGCACGGTCGGTCACCGAGCCCGATGAAATGATGGCGGCGCCGATGTTGCCCGGATCGGCCCGGGTCTGGAACGTGCCGTTGCCGGTCGGGTTGTTCTCGAATATCGCCGCGCCCGAGGCCGACAGCGGGATCTTGCGCGAGGCCCCGACCTGCAGCTGGCGCTGGCCCTGGTCGCCCTGGTAGGCCGCGCCGCCGGGGGTGCGGGTGAAAGGCTGGGTGGTCGCCATGTAGCCCGAGAACAGGAAGCCGCCGCTGCCGTCGGTGGTGTTGGCCACGCCCAGCAGGTCTTCCAGGCGCCCTTCCAGTTCGGTGGCCAGGGCTTCGCGGTCTTGCGGCAACATGGTGCCGTTGCCGGCGTTCACCGCCAGTTGCTGGATGTCCTGCAGCAGGCTGCCGGCATTCTGCAGGGCGCCTTCGACCATCGACAGCGAAGAGCGCGCGCTGGCGCGGTTGGTGGCGAACTGGGTGTTCATCTCCTTCGACTGGCTCACTTCCAGCGCCCGCGCCGAGGCCACCGGATCGTCGGCCGGGCTCAGGATACGGCGGTTGGTCGACAGCTGGTTCTGGGTGCGCGCCAGGGCGCTCTGCAGCGTGTTGAGCTGGGAGGTGGCGTTGCCGTAGATCGACAGGGTACTGATGCGCATGAATGCCTCTTGGTCGTTTTAGTTCGCCGATGCTCAGCGGCCGATCGACAGCAGCGTGTCGAAGATCGTGCCGGCAATCTGCATGACCTTGCCCGCGGCCTGGTAGGCCTGCTGGTACTTGATCAGGTTGGTGGCTTCTTCGTCCAGGTTGACCCCCGAGACGTCGGCGGCGGTGGCCTTGGCCTGGGTCAGCAGCGCCTCGGCGGCGTTGCCGTTGACCTGCACCTCGCGGGTCTT includes:
- the flgL gene encoding flagellar hook-associated protein FlgL, coding for MRISTLSIYGNATSQLNTLQSALARTQNQLSTNRRILSPADDPVASARALEVSQSKEMNTQFATNRASARSSLSMVEGALQNAGSLLQDIQQLAVNAGNGTMLPQDREALATELEGRLEDLLGVANTTDGSGGFLFSGYMATTQPFTRTPGGAAYQGDQGQRQLQVGASRKIPLSASGAAIFENNPTGNGTFQTRADPGNIGAAIISSGSVTDRALANAGRDYKLSFAVSGTPAVTTYSVVDTSTGTDVPVPGQTAVAYEAGKTISFGGLSFDIKGEPANGDVFTAKPSEKQSVFSTVTDLIAALRAPADGSRGKAALTNGLNTALDNLKSAHDNVLTVQASVGAHMKELDYLDSAGDDLDIQYAATLGDLQDLDMVKAISDFSMQQTTLQAAQMSFKTMSGLSLFNYL